In a single window of the Bacillus mycoides genome:
- a CDS encoding radical SAM/SPASM domain-containing protein, translated as MKKFKKFYLEITSVCNLACSFCPPTERQKQFISVEDFAKRLDQIKPHTDYIYLHVKGEPLLHPKIDQLLDLSHEKGFKVNITTNGTLINKRRHRLLNKPALRQMNFSLHSFDGHPGSQDKEGYVRSILSFIREATSQSDLIVSLRLWNLTQDNKTNAEIQKNRDLLSIIENEFDLSYQIEEKLTPGKGIKIAERVFINQDYEFQWPALHEEEDDGKGFCHGLRNQAGILANGTVIPCCLDGEGIINLGNINNDSFSNIIEGERANNIVDGFSKRVAVEELCRKCGYRKRFGK; from the coding sequence GTGAAGAAGTTTAAGAAGTTTTACTTGGAGATTACGAGTGTATGTAATCTTGCGTGCAGCTTTTGTCCGCCGACGGAAAGGCAGAAGCAATTCATTTCTGTAGAGGATTTTGCTAAAAGATTAGACCAAATTAAACCTCACACAGACTACATTTATTTGCACGTGAAGGGTGAGCCGTTGCTCCATCCGAAAATAGATCAACTATTAGATTTAAGCCATGAAAAAGGGTTTAAAGTTAATATTACAACGAACGGAACGTTAATTAATAAGAGAAGGCATAGACTGTTAAATAAGCCTGCGTTAAGACAAATGAATTTTTCACTGCACAGTTTTGATGGACACCCAGGTTCGCAAGATAAAGAGGGCTATGTAAGGAGTATACTTTCTTTCATTAGAGAGGCAACAAGTCAATCGGACTTAATCGTTTCACTAAGATTATGGAATTTAACTCAGGATAATAAAACAAATGCTGAAATCCAAAAAAATAGGGATTTATTATCTATAATTGAAAATGAGTTTGATCTATCTTATCAAATTGAAGAGAAGCTTACACCGGGAAAAGGTATAAAAATTGCGGAACGTGTCTTTATTAATCAAGACTATGAATTCCAGTGGCCGGCATTGCATGAAGAAGAAGATGATGGAAAAGGATTCTGTCATGGTCTTCGAAATCAGGCTGGAATCTTAGCGAACGGAACTGTTATTCCTTGTTGTCTAGATGGTGAGGGAATTATTAATCTTGGAAATATTAATAATGATTCATTCTCTAATATTATTGAAGGCGAAAGAGCGAACAATATTGTAGATGGATTTTCAAAAAGGGTTGCAGTAGAAGAACTATGTAGAAAGTGCGGATACCGCAAAAGATTTGGAAAGTAA
- a CDS encoding CxxH/CxxC protein, translating to MNLPCCLEHVELALDIIVDECEVAPVINNVDNSKEEKKTCEFCQNEATYVVSNTDSHTICG from the coding sequence ATGAATTTACCTTGTTGTTTAGAACATGTTGAATTAGCATTAGATATCATTGTGGATGAGTGTGAAGTCGCACCGGTTATTAACAATGTGGATAACTCTAAAGAAGAGAAAAAAACATGTGAATTTTGTCAAAATGAGGCGACATATGTTGTATCGAACACAGATTCTCACACAATATGTGGGTAA
- the rlmH gene encoding 23S rRNA (pseudouridine(1915)-N(3))-methyltransferase RlmH produces MNISIISIGKLKEKYLKQGIAEYLKRLSSYAKVEVIELPDEKAPENLSAAEMLIVKEKEGIRILDKISDDTHVIALAIEGKQKSSEEFAVSIDRLATYGKSKITFVIGGSLGLSSEVMKRSNESLSFSKMTLPHQLMRLVLLEQVYRAFRINRGEPYHK; encoded by the coding sequence GTGAATATCTCGATTATTTCAATCGGAAAATTAAAAGAAAAATACTTAAAACAAGGTATAGCAGAATACTTAAAACGATTATCTTCTTACGCAAAAGTAGAAGTAATTGAATTGCCAGATGAAAAGGCACCAGAAAATTTAAGTGCAGCAGAAATGTTAATTGTAAAAGAAAAAGAAGGTATTCGTATACTGGATAAAATTTCTGATGATACGCATGTCATTGCGTTAGCTATAGAAGGAAAACAAAAATCATCAGAAGAATTTGCGGTAAGTATAGATCGCCTTGCTACATATGGAAAGAGCAAGATCACATTTGTAATTGGCGGATCACTGGGGCTTAGTTCTGAAGTAATGAAGCGTTCAAACGAATCTCTTTCTTTTTCGAAGATGACATTACCACATCAATTAATGCGATTAGTATTGCTTGAGCAGGTGTATAGAGCGTTTCGGATTAATCGTGGTGAACCGTATCATAAATAA
- a CDS encoding S1C family serine protease — MSFIDEEKYRIKRAGKKKHKGIVISSIAGTIVGASLFAFGAPLFSNHAVKLPQAEASEKNMAEAQSGNGPVKQISFVDAVDRASEAVVGVINIQRDDFSEADSEAGTGSGVIYKKTDGHAYIVTNNHVVAGANRIEVSLSDGKKIPGKVLGTDVVTDLAVLEIDAKYVKKVIEIGDSNTVRRGEPVIAIGNPLGLQFSGTVTQGIISANERIVPVDLNQDGHYDWQVEVLQTDAAINPGNSGGALVNVAGQLIGINSMKIAAKEVEGIGLAIPVTRAVPIMNELEKYGKVKRPYVGIELRSLNEIPSYYWSKTLHLPGNVTEGVCILDVKSPSPGTDAGLREHDVIVAVDGKAVQDIIGFRTALYNKKINDKMTLTFYRGTKRATTTVKLGIQKY; from the coding sequence ATGTCCTTTATTGATGAAGAAAAATATCGTATTAAACGCGCAGGGAAAAAGAAACATAAAGGTATTGTCATTTCTAGCATAGCGGGAACAATTGTAGGGGCTTCATTATTTGCATTTGGAGCTCCTTTATTTTCAAATCATGCAGTTAAGCTTCCACAAGCTGAAGCAAGTGAAAAAAATATGGCTGAAGCTCAAAGTGGAAATGGTCCTGTTAAACAGATTAGCTTTGTAGACGCTGTTGATCGTGCTTCAGAGGCTGTTGTTGGTGTTATTAACATTCAACGAGATGATTTTTCAGAGGCTGATTCGGAAGCTGGTACAGGCTCTGGTGTGATTTATAAGAAAACAGATGGACATGCGTATATTGTAACGAATAACCACGTTGTTGCTGGGGCGAATCGTATTGAAGTGAGCTTAAGTGACGGCAAGAAAATTCCAGGTAAAGTATTAGGAACTGATGTAGTCACGGACTTAGCGGTACTAGAAATAGATGCGAAGTATGTGAAGAAAGTGATTGAAATTGGTGACTCTAATACCGTTCGTAGAGGAGAACCAGTTATTGCGATTGGAAATCCACTTGGATTACAATTTTCCGGAACTGTCACACAAGGTATTATTTCGGCTAATGAGCGTATTGTTCCTGTAGATTTAAACCAAGATGGACATTACGATTGGCAAGTAGAAGTATTGCAAACAGATGCGGCAATTAATCCAGGTAATAGTGGTGGAGCGCTTGTAAATGTAGCGGGACAATTAATAGGTATTAACTCAATGAAAATTGCAGCAAAAGAAGTAGAAGGAATTGGACTAGCTATTCCAGTTACGAGAGCTGTTCCTATTATGAATGAACTAGAAAAGTACGGTAAAGTAAAAAGACCTTATGTTGGGATTGAACTAAGATCATTAAATGAGATTCCGAGTTACTATTGGTCAAAAACGTTACACTTACCAGGTAACGTAACAGAAGGAGTCTGCATTTTAGATGTGAAAAGTCCTTCGCCAGGTACGGATGCGGGTCTTAGAGAACATGATGTTATTGTGGCGGTAGATGGAAAAGCGGTGCAAGATATTATTGGGTTCCGCACGGCCTTATATAATAAAAAAATTAATGATAAAATGACTCTTACGTTTTATCGTGGTACAAAACGAGCGACAACAACGGTGAAATTAGGCATTCAAAAGTATTAA
- a CDS encoding MBL fold metallo-hydrolase codes for MSMHFSVLASGSTGNMLYVGTDEKKLLVDAGLSGKATEALFKQAELNINDISGILVTHEHSDHIKGLGVLARKYDLPVYANEKTWNAMEHLIGNIPTDQKFIFSVGDVKTFGDIEVESFGVSHDAAEPMFYAFHNNYRKLALITDTGYVSDRMKGVIKGANAFVFESNHDVEMLRMGRYPWSIKRRILSDVGHVCNEDAALAMADVITDETKHIYLAHLSLDNNMKELARMSVSQVLEEKGFGVGESFEIHDTDQKMPTKIQYV; via the coding sequence ATGAGCATGCATTTTAGTGTACTTGCAAGTGGAAGTACAGGGAATATGCTATATGTAGGAACAGATGAAAAAAAACTGCTTGTCGATGCAGGTTTAAGTGGTAAAGCGACAGAGGCTTTATTTAAACAAGCTGAACTGAATATAAATGACATATCAGGTATTCTTGTAACACATGAGCATAGTGATCACATTAAAGGATTAGGTGTATTGGCGCGTAAATATGATTTACCTGTTTATGCGAACGAGAAAACATGGAATGCAATGGAACATTTAATAGGTAATATCCCAACTGATCAAAAATTCATTTTCTCAGTAGGAGACGTGAAAACATTTGGAGATATTGAAGTTGAATCATTTGGTGTTTCTCATGATGCGGCGGAACCGATGTTTTACGCTTTTCATAACAATTATAGAAAGTTAGCTCTTATTACAGATACGGGCTACGTAAGTGACCGTATGAAAGGTGTTATTAAGGGAGCAAATGCTTTCGTGTTTGAAAGCAATCATGATGTGGAAATGCTTCGTATGGGACGCTATCCATGGAGCATTAAGCGACGTATTTTAAGCGACGTTGGTCACGTTTGTAATGAGGACGCTGCATTAGCGATGGCTGATGTTATTACAGACGAGACAAAACACATTTATTTAGCGCATTTAAGCTTAGATAATAACATGAAAGAATTAGCGCGTATGTCTGTATCACAAGTATTAGAAGAAAAAGGTTTTGGGGTTGGAGAATCCTTTGAAATACATGATACAGATCAAAAAATGCCTACGAAAATTCAATACGTATAA